TTGAAGAACCTTTGTAAACTTCAAGATAAAAAAGTTCTGAACTGGCATAATTGTTTGCAAATCTGAGCACATGCAAGTAGACTTTTTAAGACTACTTCGATAACTCTCTTAGAAATTCAATTCTCGTTATGCCATTTTTCGTCAAATCCTCGTAATCCTTCACACCTAGCTACCAAATCACCTGAAATCCAACAGAGTGCAGCCCTGGGCAGCATCCATATGCCCCACTCAGTACTACCACATCTCCTTTTCCGCCAAATAACCAGTCCTCCCACATTTACCACAGCTAGAGGCTAGAGCCTAATATCCAACTCGAGTTTGACATAAAGAGGCATCAAAATCCAAAAGCTCTGAATAATgcgaaattttaaaaacaaaaataaaacaaaaaaccaCGTGGATAACATAATGGTAGTGGACATCATCGCAAAACAGAGTACACATACGCATCGATACGGTACTCATTACAGACAATAACtcaacaaacaaaaacaaacagAAAAAAGCATAAACGATACACATACATATATGCACATACACACGCCTGCACATAGACATAGGGTGACTTGAGGAATTGTGGGGTTGTGCGGCCGGATTTGGGGTGACACAATTACAAACTAATCAGAAAATATGGAAATTTATGTTAAAGGGATGATTCTGTGAGAGAAAATTGATTTAAGAGAATGCATGATCAGAAAGATCAAGAATTTTATGCGCACAGTAGCCATGATATCAACCAATCAATTCTCAAGACTCATAAATTCAACCTTAAAAATCAAGTGcgaataataatatatttttctacctTTTGAAGGGCAACTGGGACTGCTGGACCCTTCGCTTTCGCAAAACCAACAACACCCTGATAGTTTCCACAAGCTAGCATTGCCGTGTACTTAACAACTTGCCCCCCCTGCGTCACTTATTAGTCATAATTGTGAAGATTCTCCAGAGAGGATAGTGTACATAGGAGAGAGAGTAAATCACCTTGGTAACTTTACAGGTTCTATTGACATCAATTAGCTTAACATCGAAACCCTGCCACCATTTAGGAAAGATTGAATTAACAAGTTAAACTTTGACAGCAAATAAATTAATGCTGTGATGGTTTAATGTAAAGAGAGTTGCTAAGCCTAAAGGCAACAAGAAATTGATCCAATTTACCAAGGATTAGTTATAAAATTGATGTTAAAAAAGTGCGACTTTGAAAGGATATGTAATATGAGTCAATATGACTCTGGCCATAAATGTCTTGGAAATTTCTAGTAGATAAAAATAAATGGGTTGTGGCATgacaaaatatcaatttaatttcataattggGTGATGATTGCGCTATCCActcaattcaaaataatatatcttTTAATGAGTAATAACCCAATAAATAAATGCATCCACCTCTCACGAGATGAATGACTACTGCTTAGAGCATAAGATTTTATTACAATATAAAATCTTGACAAGTAGCTAAGGTAACATCTCCCACAGTGTTGTTTTCTTAACAGAAAGGATAAATGAAGTTATGAACTGCCAATAGGGCTAGCATCCTAGTGTCTTCTTGTGTTGGGAAAAAACATAATATGAATAAAAACAAACCAATTTTTCACCCACACAGGTACCTATTCCCAAAACTGAATAAGAAAAtggtaaaataaaagaaaatcaaaaaagAAACCCAACCAACTTCCTCGTGTACAGCAATTAGTTACTTTAAGGTTCCAAAAATGACAGAAGATGCACTAACAGAAGATAAAGTTTATATTCACAAATTTCATGTGTCAACTTTGTCAATAAGGCGGTCATTAGTTAATTAGAAACCGTATATGCCATAAATTGGCAGCAGATGCAAAAAATGACAAATATATGTACTTACTTTCCGATAGAGAGGCTTTCTCTTCTGCTCAGTCAATGAGTTTCTCTCCTCAGCAAGATCTCTAATTTCCTCCTCCAGTAATCTCCCCTTCCTCCCAAAAGTATGGTCCAATTCGGCCAATTTCTGCTCCAGTTTCTTATCTAATTCATTAAGTTTCTCCAACAAAATGCTATCCTTCTCCTTTAAATCATCAAACTCTAAGTCGTCGTCATCCCCCTCACCTTGCATAGCTCGCTGCTCCTTTTCAAGAGAATCCTCCAACTGATCTACTGAACCTCCAGCTTGATCATCTTGAATGATTCCATAGTTGGCCGGATCATTTGGATCAAAGGCTTCCTTCCACTCCACCATCCTCACGGCCCTGTTCAATttcacttgaagaagaaatttttccTTACCCTCAGCTACTTTCATCCTATTCATCAACTCACCAATAACCCGATACTCTGGCCTCAACCGCAAATGCTTTTCCTCAAATTTGTCTATTCTCTTCATCCAGTTATATGCATCATCAAGTGTCTCTGCCCAATGTTGTAAAATCAAACAGATATATAATTTGCAAAAgttaaaatataaacatatataagTGACAAATAGCAACAACGATCTATTGCCGCTGACAATAGGAATTTGACACAgaagtgagtgtgtgtgtgtgtgtgtgtgtgtgctggAATCAACTCCGTTTGCAGATTGCTCCAAATCCGTAAATCTCAATAAACCAACAACCCAAAATAATTGTAGTACAATGATGTTATTTCACATAAAGGGCTCCAGAAAAATGCAGACAAAGTGTTGTATGAGGCAACAAACCAGCTTTTGTGAACTTATCAAGGAGCTCCTCATGCCTCTTGAACTTCTTCTCAAACTGATCAATCCTCTTATTAACTGCCTCCGCCGAAAACCTCTCATCGTCATCAGACTCTGAATCAGTAGGTTCCTCGTACCTATTTCCGGATGAATCACCTTTCTCTCTAGCCCATCTGTCAATAAGGGCATCAATTCCAACACGATCATCTTCGTCTATCGCATCAATATCAGCAGTATCCATCCCCACCTTCAATCTCTCCTCCTTTTCTCGCATTTTATCCCGCCACATTTGGCTTGAAAGTCCCTTCACTGCACGGTCTGCGGCGGCGACGCTTTTGTTCAGGGATAAATTCTTGGAATTGGAGCTGTAATTTCTGGTGATTTGGGGAGATAAATAACTAGGCGCGGGATGAGGTTTTAGGGATGGAGCATATGGATAACTTATGAATACGGAGGACAAGCGGTGGCGTAGAACACGAGAAATGAGCGAAGATCGGCTCATAATCCCGGCTGCGGctgcggcggcggcggcggcggagtGAAGAAAGAGATGAACGGGTTTAAGGGTTTTGTTTTTGTACTAATAATATCGCTAGACGCGAATCAGATTTATCATTGATCCGTTGGCATAACAATTTTGtccatctatatatatatatctgaaaGTAgaattgtttttatataaaaataaatttctccAAAAGTTCgtaccaaaaatataaattaatgttatatataataatatcttaatttatttatttaaaaaataataatattcattattatttactataaactcatttaaatGCATTGATTTTGAAATAGTATTAAAGacaaatttatttgataaatttaaatatacaaTGACATACacattaattataaattatacaaatatttacaattttcttgtaattcattatattaaataaataaatattaaaaataaaaaaataattatttgaaaataaagaaagaatctTAAAATTCGCTACATTAtaattttggggaaaaaatactaacaacatttttattttataataatatgttATGATACTTAAAAAGTGTTAGAAATCAATAATATCATTAAATAGTTtgtcaaaatatttatgaaaattactcaaggtataaaaaataagtttacTTAGACTAGTTTGAGTAAATTTTCGGTAAAATAGTCTCACAGATCTATATTAATGGGATGAGTCGACATGATCTATAtcttgaatgaaaaataataattttggcataaaacaatattttttctgAATCAGGTCGAATAGAAAATCCGGCTCACAAATAGACTCATGATACGTTCTCAAAAGAGTTTTTCTTAATTAGCTTTaacattttcttatatttaataaaaataaatgtacaAAAGATAGGGTGTCAattgggtcgggtttcgggtcaatccacaatttttttttcaacccgaacccaacccgaacacgaactcatctaacccgactcaacccgtctaacccgcctaacccgaattttatttatttttttatttttttaaaaaaaataatgaaaaaaattcggaaaaataaaaaataataataatattttaatttaaacacatgataacaaaattttcgatttaaatttgaaattttaattgtagaaaattaaaagtatatttactaaatcaaataaacaattgttaaaaaaataaaaatatacaaaataaatattaaatgatgaaaatttatcatataaatatacaataaattttgttcaaacataaaatatataaaaatataggtaatattttcaaaaaaaataaataaatttctggTCAACCCGCCACCGAACCTGAAATCCGTCTAACTtggcactaacccgaacccacccaaaccgaacccgaaaaaccccaaccaaacctgatttttttcgtgttgggtcgtgtcggatTAACGGGTCGTGTTGTATTTTGCCACCCATAAGTCAAAAGACATATATTTAcaccaatattttaaaaaatcatttgagaacatattatacattttagagtaaagaaaaaaatataaaatgcatttaaaaaaaCAGAATATAAATAACACAACATTAAATGTTTGCATTGATCgtattatttcatttaatttcgtTACGATTTTCATattatctaaaattttgaataagctatagaatttttatataatattatgtttttcaattttttaataaataatatcatcataaatttttgttatattgattgtctataaataaatattattattatttaattagaagtttagtataaatatttgtttaaatgttgaaaaactctaaattttttatcaaaattttcatataataaattaatttttttattttttaaaattttgatagacaaataatatatgattttttaaatattttttctattttttattagtaaaaattctactaaatcaatatatatgtaatgataaataatttgatttgacAACATGGTTATTATCTTTATTTGAGTATGGTCTCAAACAGTATAAAAATTTttatacaataattaaatatattcatcattatttaaatatttatacatattaatttaatacaCTGTGCATCGCACGAaagatatattaatatataaaaacagGATTGTTATCACATTTAGAAAGTTATGGGAAAAAATTGttataaaagaaatatttatgattattaatgtatttatttatctcattaaatatttgaaaatataaaataaataaatgtgtaATTAAATATcaagtttttcaatttttttatgaatttcaaaCTTGAATTCCATGTGTCTTGAAGatgtaaattatatttaagtatATAcattatgtatatttatatataaaaaaatgctTTACGACAGTGGTTATTCATAATAGATATTTTGGTGTCACGATGCAACACAATTTAATcactataaattttttatttatttatactacATATTTAGGTCGAAATGTATGCGGTGCAAAAAATTTATTGCTTGCAAATATAGTTGAAGCCATTCGAGTGgctgctgcacaattttcaggAGCTGGCTAACGAAGTATAATGACACCATGTTCTCGACTCGGGTTCGAATCTTCCTCAACCTCCAaatcaatcaaaataaaaaatgtagcACATTTCCTTAATTCTCAAGGACTTCACATCAGGTCTAACATGGATTTTGTTAAGTCAATCACATTATGTATTGATTTTGCGGTAATAAAAGGATATGTTAACGGAATTGCaccttcaaaataataataataataaccacaaaaacttacagactatcataaaaatcaaatattgtttatttacattttctattttttaaggGAGAAAATGAGTAACTTACTGAATAAACAAATCAAATGTAAATTCAGATTGCGTGTCGAGTAACCCATCTTTGAATCATAGTACTGtcacaaaattttcatttcaccCTTAgattgaaatttcaaaaatatatgttattaaacaccataatttcttaaaagaaaaaaaaacaacaaaaattatcCTATTTAATAATTACTTCtctgaataataaaaaaattcttgattttaatatATCCCAActcaaaaattatttaacacgTCCTTTCACATAGAAACAAACAAATAAGAGGTATTTGTTTTGTGGGAAAATTTGCATTCAGTCCCCTTTGACCACCCTTCTTTATTCCTACTCTCCATTTCCTAAAATACccttcaatcatattttaaattaaatgattttcttttcaaatttaaaggctcatcatgcttccgtaaaataaattaaatcttttacttttttgaccagaatgcctgccaccgggttatatccaccgtattttactaactgctcctcacagtccaaccacacaatcgcaaccgatggttacagacgcagattccttcagcagcacttagcacaactctaattcgtttcctaccttaagGTGTACAGCaacagataaaattttgaaaataatacatgagaggggctgagagcaaagatctctttattcaaacataaacatttattattacattgaaacctcTTGTAGAagaggagaaacttgtttagctacttatagtagccgaatttgaaaaacacataaactagaaagagaaatattacagtttattttttgaaagaaattaggaaaatgttcgatgatcttcacttccttctctttgtcttatttatagaaggcttctttGGATTTGAAACCCGGATtccaaatcttgataagcctttacagcttgcttTTGGACCATGTGGTGGTTGAGTGGTCCCTGTTCTTGTCTTTGACTAGATTATGAATCTAACAACAGCTTGTT
This window of the Primulina huaijiensis isolate GDHJ02 chromosome 3, ASM1229523v2, whole genome shotgun sequence genome carries:
- the LOC140974058 gene encoding uncharacterized protein yields the protein MSRSSLISRVLRHRLSSVFISYPYAPSLKPHPAPSYLSPQITRNYSSNSKNLSLNKSVAAADRAVKGLSSQMWRDKMREKEERLKVGMDTADIDAIDEDDRVGIDALIDRWAREKGDSSGNRYEEPTDSESDDDERFSAEAVNKRIDQFEKKFKRHEELLDKFTKAETLDDAYNWMKRIDKFEEKHLRLRPEYRVIGELMNRMKVAEGKEKFLLQVKLNRAVRMVEWKEAFDPNDPANYGIIQDDQAGGSVDQLEDSLEKEQRAMQGEGDDDDLEFDDLKEKDSILLEKLNELDKKLEQKLAELDHTFGRKGRLLEEEIRDLAEERNSLTEQKRKPLYRKGFDVKLIDVNRTCKVTKGGQVVKYTAMLACGNYQGVVGFAKAKGPAVPVALQKAYEKCFQNLHYIERHEEHTIAHAIQTSYKKTKVYLWPARTQTGMKAGRTVLTILSLAGFKNVKSKVIGSRNPHNTVKAVFKALNAIETPRDVQEKFGRTVVESYLL